The Methanohalophilus levihalophilus genome has a segment encoding these proteins:
- a CDS encoding VOC family protein has protein sequence MDPVAHFEIPAKNKEKMKEFYGNVFDWQFQDLPEMNYTMIYTTEIDEQFMPKEVGSINGGMATEDPAESPVLVIVVQNMQESLNKAKDAGAEMVMEPVDIPGVGSYARINDIEGNLIGIMEPAMK, from the coding sequence ATGGATCCAGTAGCACATTTTGAAATACCGGCAAAGAACAAGGAAAAGATGAAAGAATTCTATGGCAACGTTTTCGACTGGCAGTTCCAGGACCTTCCGGAAATGAACTACACCATGATTTACACAACCGAAATCGATGAGCAATTCATGCCAAAAGAGGTTGGGAGCATAAACGGAGGGATGGCAACTGAAGATCCTGCCGAATCACCCGTACTTGTTATTGTTGTACAAAATATGCAGGAATCCCTGAATAAGGCAAAGGATGCAGGCGCAGAAATGGTGATGGAACCTGTCGATATTCCAGGCGTGGGAAGCTATGCCCGAATTAATGATATTGAAGGTAACCTGATTGGCATAATGGAACCAGCTATGAAATAA
- the uppS gene encoding polyprenyl diphosphate synthase, with protein MPNKLLELVYKGYEDFLIREIRKAPLPSHVAIIMDGNRRFAQKLGKMKHYGHRVGANITENVIEWAYDIGINELTVYAFSTENFHRPQSEKNSIFDLIKVKLEELCTDERTHQRELKVRVIGDRTLLPEDLLKSVRKVEQVTSGYNEFTLNVAIAYGGRQDLVQAIREIAKKVQKDEMEISELTDSTISQHLYPEKDAPVSDVDLIIRTGGDERLSNFLPWQASGNECATYFCAPYWPDFRKIDFLRSIRLYQQRTAEKEKLLSKRTHRLSCESHN; from the coding sequence ATGCCAAACAAGCTCCTTGAGCTGGTGTATAAGGGATACGAAGATTTTCTAATAAGGGAGATTCGGAAAGCGCCTCTCCCGTCACATGTTGCAATTATTATGGATGGCAACCGGCGTTTTGCACAGAAATTAGGCAAAATGAAGCATTACGGCCATCGTGTTGGTGCAAACATTACGGAAAATGTTATCGAATGGGCTTATGATATTGGGATAAATGAACTCACAGTTTATGCATTTTCAACTGAGAATTTTCATCGGCCACAGTCGGAAAAGAACAGCATTTTTGATTTAATCAAAGTAAAACTCGAAGAATTGTGTACGGATGAAAGGACCCACCAGCGTGAACTAAAAGTGCGTGTTATAGGAGATCGGACACTTCTTCCGGAAGATTTGCTGAAAAGCGTTAGGAAAGTTGAACAGGTTACTTCAGGATACAATGAATTTACCCTCAATGTTGCAATCGCATACGGAGGGAGACAGGATCTTGTGCAGGCAATCAGGGAAATTGCAAAAAAAGTGCAAAAAGATGAAATGGAGATTTCTGAACTGACAGACTCCACAATATCGCAACATCTATACCCAGAAAAAGATGCTCCTGTATCCGATGTGGACCTGATTATCCGTACAGGTGGAGATGAAAGGTTGTCAAATTTCCTGCCATGGCAAGCCAGTGGAAATGAATGTGCAACCTACTTTTGTGCACCATATTGGCCTGATTTCAGGAAAATTGATTTCCTCAGGTCAATAAGGCTTTACCAGCAAAGAACTGCTGAGAAAGAAAAATTACTTTCAAAAAGGACACACCGCCTATCCTGTGAATCTCATAACTAA
- a CDS encoding radical SAM protein yields MRDIKQGDADSFHTYLTEGCKLCQEGAKMVLFVTGICDKSCFYCPISEERKGKQVYANEQPISKDLDIIEEANRMDALGTGITGGEPLIEKELVLRYINLLKNTFGKKHHIHLYTASAPDKTTVSELAEAGLDEIRFHPPQSVWEKIKDTPYAGSMAETSKLGIETGFELPSIEGVEALIKFASKNDYFVNLNELEFSDTNAEALKERSFVLVDDISNAVLGSRSAAIKAINGIMKGHFCSSRYKDAIQLRKRLLRTAEVSSRPFEMITDDGTIVFGIINTDKTDEVKKILLENEVPEDLYEIIGESIEIAAWVLEEMAEFIQGYGSMTIVEKYPIKDGIIVESMPLLNPKLINKNAIDG; encoded by the coding sequence ATGAGGGATATCAAACAGGGAGATGCCGATTCATTCCATACTTATCTTACCGAAGGCTGTAAGCTCTGCCAGGAAGGAGCAAAAATGGTCCTGTTTGTAACAGGAATTTGTGACAAAAGCTGTTTTTACTGCCCTATATCAGAGGAAAGAAAGGGGAAACAGGTCTATGCTAACGAGCAGCCGATATCAAAGGATCTTGACATAATTGAAGAAGCAAATCGAATGGATGCATTGGGTACAGGCATTACTGGTGGTGAACCCCTAATTGAGAAAGAGTTAGTACTGCGCTACATCAATTTGCTAAAAAATACTTTCGGAAAAAAACATCATATTCACCTTTATACTGCATCTGCACCGGACAAAACTACTGTTTCTGAACTTGCCGAAGCCGGTCTGGATGAAATAAGGTTTCATCCTCCTCAAAGTGTATGGGAAAAAATCAAAGATACACCCTACGCAGGGAGCATGGCCGAAACCAGCAAGTTGGGAATTGAAACCGGATTTGAGCTGCCTTCGATTGAAGGAGTTGAAGCTTTAATCAAATTTGCTTCAAAAAATGATTATTTTGTGAATCTCAATGAACTGGAATTTTCTGATACTAATGCAGAAGCCCTAAAAGAGCGCAGTTTTGTTCTTGTGGACGATATATCAAATGCGGTACTTGGATCACGTAGCGCTGCTATAAAGGCTATTAACGGGATAATGAAAGGGCATTTTTGCTCATCCAGATACAAAGACGCTATACAATTACGAAAAAGGTTACTAAGAACTGCCGAGGTCAGTAGTCGACCATTTGAGATGATTACCGATGATGGCACCATTGTGTTTGGGATTATCAACACAGACAAAACAGATGAAGTAAAGAAAATCCTGCTGGAAAACGAAGTTCCTGAAGACCTCTATGAAATCATCGGAGAATCCATAGAGATTGCCGCATGGGTCCTTGAAGAAATGGCAGAATTTATCCAGGGATACGGAAGTATGACAATCGTAGAAAAATATCCCATAAAAGATGGGATAATTGTAGAAAGTATGCCACTTTTAAACCCAAAACTTATAAATAAAAACGCTATAGATGGATAA
- a CDS encoding 30S ribosomal protein S11 gives MADGIWAVAHIKCSFNNTIITITDVTGAETIAKSSGGMVVKAARDESSPYTAMQMAGQLADTLKDKGVIGVHIRVRAPGGNKQRSPGPGAQAAIRAFARAGIRIGRIEDVTPVPHDGTRPKGGRRV, from the coding sequence ATGGCAGATGGAATTTGGGCCGTTGCACATATTAAATGTTCATTCAATAACACTATTATCACCATAACTGATGTTACTGGTGCTGAAACTATTGCAAAGTCATCAGGTGGTATGGTTGTTAAAGCTGCAAGAGACGAGAGTTCTCCGTACACTGCTATGCAAATGGCAGGGCAGCTGGCTGATACCCTTAAGGACAAAGGCGTAATCGGAGTTCACATCAGGGTGCGTGCACCGGGTGGAAACAAACAGAGAAGCCCCGGTCCAGGGGCACAGGCAGCCATCCGGGCATTTGCTCGTGCCGGAATAAGGATTGGTCGCATTGAAGATGTAACTCCTGTCCCACACGACGGAACCCGTCCAAAAGGCGGCAGACGCGTATAA
- a CDS encoding amidohydrolase family protein encodes MKIRINDAHCHYGTNSMLMTMALRPTKKFSNDFGELEGIMESNNVENCVLFSQPEPANTFGHIWRGLYYHLWNVSTDSQEPYFGWRINYTKANEKISKIKDKHVNFIPFLSASDGIEEIEKYVDERGNSPRGIKYYGIYGDIPNLNILQYLNEHEMSMVLHLPMKCRKCPQKLLDTVGRYPDLKFQLAHMGDGIPEILSSLWEFDNLYLDTAMITNEAYQNLYRKQGTTMEEMIQNAPESKILFGSDEPWGSLGEQAKSIVDLQFSGILSARDVDNILYQNARTVWAL; translated from the coding sequence ATGAAAATCAGGATCAATGATGCTCACTGTCACTATGGTACTAATTCAATGTTAATGACAATGGCTCTGCGCCCAACAAAAAAGTTTAGTAATGACTTCGGGGAGCTGGAGGGCATTATGGAAAGTAACAACGTGGAGAACTGTGTTCTTTTTTCTCAGCCTGAACCTGCAAACACTTTTGGTCACATATGGAGAGGGCTTTACTATCATCTCTGGAACGTTTCTACGGATTCCCAGGAGCCATATTTCGGATGGAGAATAAATTACACTAAAGCTAATGAGAAAATCTCTAAGATTAAAGATAAGCACGTGAATTTCATACCATTTCTCTCAGCCAGTGATGGCATCGAAGAGATAGAGAAATATGTAGATGAACGTGGCAATTCTCCACGTGGGATCAAATACTACGGAATCTACGGCGATATTCCAAATTTGAATATTCTCCAGTATCTCAATGAACATGAAATGAGTATGGTACTCCACCTTCCCATGAAATGCAGAAAATGTCCTCAGAAACTCCTTGACACAGTAGGCAGGTATCCTGATCTAAAATTCCAGCTTGCACATATGGGTGATGGGATTCCTGAGATATTGAGCTCATTGTGGGAGTTTGACAATCTATATCTTGACACTGCGATGATAACCAATGAAGCCTACCAAAATTTGTACAGGAAACAGGGAACCACAATGGAAGAAATGATCCAGAATGCACCTGAAAGTAAAATTTTGTTTGGTTCTGATGAGCCCTGGGGTTCTCTTGGGGAGCAGGCTAAAAGCATTGTAGACTTACAATTTAGCGGTATCCTTTCTGCAAGAGATGTTGACAATATATTGTATCAGAATGCCAGAACTGTCTGGGCACTCTAA
- a CDS encoding DNA-directed RNA polymerase subunit D, with translation MNMEVDLLELSDRSARFILSGVDASFANGLRRAMLADVPTLAIEEVGIYNNTSVLYDEQIGLRMALIPIATNFEEFVPHTECSCEDGCPACSVAFTLSVEAEDEERMVYSGDLVSSDPKVSPADSSIPIVLLKPGQKLVLEATATMGFGHDHARWQAGVACGYKNMPVIDIHDCDRCGACVTVCPRDILVLGEESAEVVEDGTLRCSLCKLCVGSCDIDAIDVTEDVNSFIFTMESDGSYSAQQLIINAVSTIKEKASSLDMILGEL, from the coding sequence CTGAATATGGAAGTCGATTTACTGGAATTATCGGACCGTTCTGCAAGATTCATTCTCTCCGGAGTAGATGCATCATTTGCAAACGGATTGAGGCGGGCTATGCTCGCCGATGTTCCCACATTGGCAATTGAAGAAGTTGGAATTTATAACAACACTTCAGTGCTTTATGACGAACAGATAGGTCTGAGAATGGCACTCATCCCAATTGCTACAAACTTTGAGGAGTTTGTACCTCATACTGAGTGTTCATGTGAAGACGGTTGTCCGGCATGCAGTGTAGCTTTTACCCTAAGTGTGGAAGCGGAGGACGAGGAACGTATGGTTTACTCAGGTGACCTTGTTTCTTCAGATCCAAAAGTTTCTCCTGCAGATTCCAGTATTCCTATAGTCCTGCTTAAACCCGGTCAAAAGTTGGTTTTGGAAGCAACTGCAACCATGGGATTTGGACATGATCATGCCAGATGGCAGGCAGGTGTTGCTTGTGGTTACAAGAACATGCCTGTGATTGACATTCATGATTGTGACCGCTGTGGTGCATGTGTTACAGTCTGCCCGAGAGACATCCTTGTTCTCGGGGAAGAATCTGCAGAAGTTGTGGAAGATGGCACATTGCGATGTTCTCTTTGCAAGCTTTGTGTAGGTTCCTGTGACATTGATGCCATTGATGTAACAGAAGATGTAAATTCATTCATTTTCACTATGGAATCCGATGGCTCCTACAGTGCTCAACAGTTAATTATAAATGCTGTTAGTACTATTAAGGAAAAAGCTTCCAGCCTCGATATGATTCTGGGAGAACTGTAA
- a CDS encoding 30S ribosomal protein S4, with translation MVYPGKRRKSYDTPNHPWQAARMATEVELVKKYGLRNKKELWKAHSILRRYRADARRLLAESAEAELSGHAKTEADQILSKLIRYSILKPDSNVDDILGLTTETVLERRLQTIVHRLGLARTPKQARQFITHGHIAIEGKRVTVPSMLISKEDEMNIDYYTKSPMVSESHPERPAQVASSLVEE, from the coding sequence ATGGTTTATCCAGGAAAAAGACGAAAAAGCTATGACACCCCAAACCACCCATGGCAGGCTGCCAGGATGGCTACTGAAGTTGAACTTGTCAAGAAATACGGTCTCAGGAACAAGAAGGAACTCTGGAAAGCACACAGTATCCTTCGTCGCTACAGGGCTGACGCAAGGCGTCTTTTGGCCGAATCTGCAGAAGCTGAACTTTCAGGACATGCAAAGACAGAAGCAGATCAGATTCTTTCAAAGCTTATAAGATACTCAATTCTCAAACCAGACTCCAATGTCGATGATATCCTTGGTCTTACTACTGAAACTGTACTGGAGCGCAGGTTGCAGACTATTGTCCACAGGCTTGGTCTAGCAAGAACTCCTAAACAGGCTCGCCAGTTCATCACACATGGACACATTGCAATCGAAGGAAAGAGAGTTACAGTTCCAAGCATGCTGATCTCCAAGGAAGATGAAATGAATATCGACTACTACACCAAATCACCAATGGTCAGTGAATCCCATCCGGAAAGGCCTGCTCAGGTGGCATCATCCCTGGTTGAGGAGTAA
- a CDS encoding 30S ribosomal protein S13: MAEDEIRHLVRIMNTDLQGSQPVQYALTGIKGIGRRTARIITESTGVDPTATIGYLPDEDIAKLDETISTFEQHLPNWMLNRRKDFATGEDKHLLGQDIAMTIREDLNDLKKVRAYRGIRHERGLKVRGQRTKSTGRRGSTIGVSKKK, from the coding sequence ATGGCAGAAGATGAAATAAGACATCTTGTCCGTATCATGAATACGGACCTTCAGGGCAGCCAACCTGTCCAGTATGCTCTTACCGGTATCAAGGGCATCGGCAGGAGAACTGCACGTATTATCACAGAATCTACAGGTGTAGATCCTACTGCAACTATCGGTTATCTTCCAGATGAGGACATTGCCAAACTGGATGAAACCATTAGCACTTTTGAACAGCATCTTCCAAACTGGATGCTCAACAGGCGTAAAGATTTCGCAACCGGTGAAGACAAGCATCTCCTTGGTCAGGACATCGCAATGACCATAAGGGAGGACCTCAACGATCTCAAGAAAGTTCGTGCATACCGTGGTATCAGGCACGAGAGAGGTCTTAAGGTGCGTGGTCAGAGGACAAAGTCCACTGGCAGAAGAGGCTCAACTATTGGTGTCAGCAAGAAGAAGTGA
- a CDS encoding N-acetyltransferase, with translation MAGLQAGLVRKATINDIESIKNIINGYAKKELMLPRSIGELHESIRNFHVYEINGEVVGCCALQVVWEDLGEVLSFAVVQDHRGKGIGSLLLQATIKDGKKLGVRKVFTLTYVPEFFEKMGFKRIEKSDLPHKVWIGCIKCPKFPDCNEVALSRTI, from the coding sequence ATGGCAGGTTTACAGGCTGGATTAGTACGTAAGGCGACAATCAATGATATTGAATCAATTAAAAATATCATTAATGGCTATGCCAAAAAGGAATTGATGCTTCCACGCTCCATAGGGGAGCTACACGAATCCATACGCAATTTCCATGTATATGAAATAAATGGCGAAGTTGTGGGCTGTTGCGCCCTGCAGGTTGTCTGGGAAGATCTCGGTGAAGTTCTCTCCTTTGCTGTTGTGCAGGATCACAGGGGAAAAGGCATTGGTTCTCTTCTGCTTCAGGCGACTATTAAAGACGGGAAAAAACTTGGAGTGCGTAAAGTCTTCACGCTTACGTATGTTCCTGAGTTCTTTGAAAAAATGGGCTTTAAACGCATTGAGAAAAGTGATTTGCCCCATAAAGTCTGGATTGGGTGCATTAAGTGTCCGAAGTTCCCGGATTGCAATGAAGTTGCTCTCTCAAGGACTATCTGA
- a CDS encoding 4Fe-4S binding protein, whose product MTDEQYLGIIGCRGCFKCLETCPEGAIKNKGSYVTIDRDKCTMCMKCVESCPYGSIVCLD is encoded by the coding sequence ATGACAGATGAACAGTATCTTGGGATTATCGGCTGCAGGGGTTGTTTCAAATGTCTGGAAACCTGTCCTGAAGGTGCAATTAAGAATAAGGGTAGTTACGTTACTATAGATCGTGACAAATGCACTATGTGCATGAAATGCGTTGAAAGTTGCCCTTATGGTTCGATTGTCTGCCTTGATTGA
- a CDS encoding sensor histidine kinase, whose protein sequence is MIQKNIDIRDLIEDVKELTDPDIVMGKKKVEILIDENLPQIYADETKTKQILYNLLSNAIKFTGENGIIKIAAHKSDNNAVISISDNGIGIPEEKLEEIFLPFRQLQEYRNRTYSGIGLGLTLVKEMVELQGGTIKVDSKPGKGSTFTFTIPIVPANVIKTS, encoded by the coding sequence TTGATTCAGAAAAACATAGATATACGTGATTTAATAGAAGATGTAAAAGAGCTTACTGATCCAGATATTGTTATGGGAAAAAAGAAAGTTGAAATATTGATAGATGAAAATCTTCCGCAAATATATGCAGACGAAACAAAGACAAAACAAATTTTGTACAATCTTTTGAGCAATGCGATTAAGTTTACAGGAGAAAACGGGATAATAAAAATCGCTGCTCATAAAAGCGACAACAATGCAGTAATCTCCATATCTGACAATGGGATTGGAATACCGGAAGAAAAGCTGGAAGAAATTTTCTTACCCTTCAGACAACTTCAGGAATACAGAAACCGTACCTATTCCGGAATCGGCCTTGGTCTAACGCTTGTAAAAGAAATGGTCGAATTACAGGGCGGAACCATAAAAGTTGACAGTAAGCCCGGAAAAGGGAGTACCTTTACTTTTACAATACCAATTGTGCCAGCAAATGTGATAAAAACTAGTTGA
- a CDS encoding PAS domain-containing hybrid sensor histidine kinase/response regulator, protein MVKKPSKPENLFRALFTNTNDAVFISDLNGTILDANKIACDKLGYQEEEIHGIRFKELCAAESAAIVTDSFNEIQEKKEVAFDYHHLEKNGHTFPAKANCSLIEYNENHAILCIVTDTSEKEDTKLEIEEARIAAEVANRARSEFLATMSHELRTPLNSIIGFSELLIDCDPLTPDDRQKKYVANIHKSGKHLLDLINDILDLSKIEAGKVKLSPEIFEVQKAISEVTTVASPLAAKSRIELNIDSRDAGEVLADKGKFKQTLYNLLNNAIKFTPEGGKIELTAEKKDGELQVSIRDSGVGIAPDDMEKIFKPFVQLDSSADRKYGGTGLGLALVKKFVDLHEGRVSVQSEVGKGSTFSFTIPDQQTATETNLAQEKEAFEPEIPITSENKNKNSTILVAEDEDDARELLTATLLSLGYDVVEVDRGDRVMEAVKKVKPFAITTDIMMPGKDGWQVLRELKEDEETKDIPVIMISVLDQCYNNKTVNAEDYFVKPVDREDLLHTLERFRHSCTTENPVILVIDDNSDDRELIVSILKPEGYEIIEARGGKEGIELAKSEKPCLITLDLMMPEVSGFDVIETLKAEEETANIPILVCTAKELTSDNNKMLRENVTVVLNKGKFNHKELIDLAKELSSLHIA, encoded by the coding sequence ATGGTGAAAAAACCATCCAAACCGGAGAATTTGTTTCGGGCTCTTTTTACAAATACCAATGATGCAGTTTTCATCAGTGATCTAAACGGGACTATCCTTGATGCAAACAAAATTGCGTGTGATAAACTAGGCTATCAGGAAGAAGAGATTCATGGCATCAGGTTTAAAGAACTATGTGCCGCAGAATCCGCAGCCATAGTTACTGATTCTTTCAATGAAATCCAGGAAAAAAAAGAAGTGGCTTTTGATTATCACCACCTGGAGAAAAACGGACATACTTTTCCAGCAAAAGCAAATTGCAGTCTGATTGAATATAATGAAAACCATGCAATACTTTGCATCGTAACAGACACCTCTGAAAAAGAAGATACAAAACTGGAAATTGAAGAAGCACGAATTGCTGCCGAAGTTGCCAACCGGGCAAGAAGTGAATTCCTCGCAACCATGAGCCATGAATTGCGCACGCCACTAAATTCAATCATTGGTTTTTCAGAATTATTGATCGATTGTGATCCTTTAACTCCTGATGACAGGCAAAAAAAGTATGTGGCCAACATACATAAAAGCGGAAAGCATCTCCTTGATTTAATAAATGACATTCTTGATTTATCTAAAATTGAAGCTGGGAAGGTGAAACTCAGTCCTGAGATATTTGAAGTCCAGAAAGCAATTAGTGAAGTAACAACTGTTGCATCTCCTCTTGCAGCAAAAAGCAGAATCGAACTGAATATTGATTCACGTGATGCAGGAGAGGTGCTTGCTGACAAAGGTAAATTCAAGCAGACACTTTACAATCTACTCAACAATGCAATCAAGTTCACTCCGGAAGGAGGAAAAATTGAACTTACTGCCGAAAAAAAAGATGGGGAATTACAGGTATCCATAAGGGATTCAGGTGTTGGAATCGCTCCCGATGACATGGAGAAAATATTTAAACCGTTTGTGCAACTGGATTCTTCTGCAGATCGCAAATACGGCGGAACAGGCCTTGGTCTTGCTCTTGTGAAGAAATTCGTGGACCTGCATGAAGGAAGGGTATCTGTGCAGAGTGAGGTAGGAAAAGGAAGCACTTTTTCGTTTACAATCCCCGATCAGCAAACAGCTACCGAAACAAATCTTGCGCAGGAGAAAGAGGCATTTGAACCCGAAATTCCAATTACATCCGAAAATAAGAACAAAAATTCAACAATACTGGTTGCAGAGGATGAAGATGATGCAAGGGAATTACTCACCGCCACATTGCTTTCACTGGGATATGATGTAGTAGAAGTGGACAGAGGAGACAGAGTTATGGAGGCTGTCAAAAAAGTGAAACCATTTGCCATTACAACAGATATAATGATGCCTGGAAAGGATGGCTGGCAGGTTCTCAGGGAATTGAAAGAAGACGAAGAAACAAAAGACATTCCCGTAATTATGATTTCCGTTCTGGATCAGTGCTATAATAATAAAACAGTCAATGCGGAAGATTACTTTGTAAAACCTGTTGACAGGGAAGACCTCCTCCATACCCTTGAAAGATTTCGTCACTCATGCACCACAGAAAATCCAGTGATACTTGTAATTGATGATAACTCGGATGATAGGGAGCTTATTGTTTCCATCCTGAAACCGGAAGGCTATGAGATCATCGAGGCAAGGGGAGGCAAAGAAGGAATTGAACTCGCAAAAAGTGAGAAACCATGCCTGATAACCCTGGATTTAATGATGCCGGAAGTTTCCGGTTTTGACGTGATTGAAACTTTGAAAGCGGAGGAAGAAACAGCGAATATTCCCATTCTGGTTTGTACTGCAAAGGAGCTGACATCGGACAATAATAAAATGCTCAGGGAAAATGTTACCGTTGTCCTGAACAAGGGTAAATTCAATCACAAAGAGCTTATCGATCTTGCAAAGGAATTGAGCTCCTTACATATTGCCTGA
- a CDS encoding nucleotidyltransferase domain-containing protein, with amino-acid sequence MKARLRDFLVTDENYIFAVVDYFHPREGIRSILRYVPDKNGDRIRSGARFRKCDFDVAFEFMRHAHPEWVEDVHIVPENRVREILHPPDRIAELAESDKRVFHIVDVLRKAGVPLSMMGVTGSMLPGLQDASSDIDFVVYGDEWFRAREAIEKAKADPSIPIEPIDDNMWQRIYAKRIPEISYEEFVVHELRKGNRGMVAGTYFDLLFVRDWDQIQHPLLRGKDGEAMEIEAVVTDATFAFDNPAFYKIEHDEIDHILSYTHTYSGQAIEGETIQARGIIEDLGDKKRLVIGTSREPKGEWMRSLTLLEENNLL; translated from the coding sequence ATGAAAGCCAGACTGCGGGATTTTCTTGTTACCGATGAAAACTATATCTTTGCAGTTGTAGATTATTTTCATCCCCGGGAAGGGATACGTTCAATTCTGCGCTATGTGCCGGACAAAAATGGCGATCGGATAAGATCTGGTGCCAGGTTCAGAAAATGCGATTTTGATGTTGCTTTTGAATTCATGCGTCATGCTCATCCTGAATGGGTTGAAGATGTCCATATTGTTCCCGAAAATCGTGTTAGGGAGATCTTGCATCCTCCAGACAGGATTGCTGAATTAGCTGAATCAGACAAACGGGTTTTCCATATTGTGGATGTTCTCAGGAAGGCTGGTGTCCCGCTGTCAATGATGGGAGTAACCGGTTCCATGCTGCCGGGTTTGCAGGATGCGAGTTCTGATATTGATTTCGTGGTTTATGGGGATGAATGGTTCCGTGCAAGGGAAGCCATTGAAAAGGCAAAGGCAGATCCATCTATTCCGATCGAGCCAATTGATGACAACATGTGGCAAAGGATCTACGCAAAAAGGATTCCGGAAATTTCTTACGAGGAATTTGTTGTTCACGAGCTTCGGAAAGGCAATCGTGGAATGGTTGCAGGGACGTATTTTGATCTTCTTTTTGTAAGGGACTGGGATCAAATCCAGCACCCTCTTCTTCGGGGAAAGGATGGCGAGGCAATGGAGATTGAAGCAGTAGTCACAGATGCAACCTTTGCTTTTGATAATCCTGCGTTTTACAAAATAGAACATGATGAAATCGATCACATTCTCTCCTACACCCATACCTATTCGGGACAGGCAATTGAAGGTGAAACAATCCAGGCCAGGGGAATAATTGAAGATCTAGGGGATAAAAAAAGATTGGTAATAGGCACGTCAAGGGAACCCAA
- a CDS encoding DUF2551 domain-containing protein, with protein sequence MEETIEDRVRARLIKYLGRDDTGIRKVVLKLFLDGGRYTTGDIYEFLHKKDFDVSYRGVSAMVGLMNTRLGILSIDVTGDHNIYLLKDDYRNIVDSVLENY encoded by the coding sequence CTGGAGGAAACCATTGAGGACAGGGTGCGGGCAAGGCTTATCAAGTACTTGGGTCGTGATGACACAGGCATCCGTAAGGTTGTTCTTAAATTGTTTTTAGATGGTGGTCGATATACCACCGGAGATATCTATGAGTTTCTTCACAAGAAAGACTTCGATGTAAGCTACCGGGGAGTTTCAGCCATGGTCGGGCTTATGAACACACGCCTTGGCATTCTTAGCATTGATGTTACCGGCGATCATAATATTTACCTGTTGAAAGATGATTACAGGAACATCGTTGATTCTGTTCTGGAAAACTATTAA